A genomic window from Leptospiraceae bacterium includes:
- a CDS encoding EAL domain-containing protein encodes MKKILVIEDQDDVRDNICAILGFEGFECMGGANGREGIENALKFRPDLIICDIMMPEMDGYEVLDAVRKNPELGNIPFIFVTARTTINDIRYGMSIGADDYLTKPFSANDLISSINTRLERHKNLSAKYEEQLQKTEKQLLQVSYHDSTSGFPNQFLLKKDLDSIILGQNKNEPVSLILFLMSKLYYSSFDTENDTREVIHLIMNAVKDKLGLRGISIYHLEKSLFAMILKGDHARLYEEIARTLIDFSHAPFQYKNIEISLYANVGIAIRSYNEDSASLIKNARIALEETGKKGSREYSIYNYNIEDKIRNEIILENKLFHAVENEEFILHYQPRINIQKKVIEGMEALIRWNSPDTGLVPPNIFIPALEETGLIVSVGKWVLYNSILQTKKWEEKGYGKLKVSVNVSVLQILNTEFDLTVKELLHTTGFSPSQLELEITETNLMADVNRSIDILRKLKSLGVSLAMDDFGTGYSSLAYLKDFPLDCIKIDKRFIDDVDTDPRNRAIVKAIHSMSNSLQMNVVAEGVETREQLNILEKINIDQVQGYFFSKPLNIVSFEQFLKDSSIPGNKK; translated from the coding sequence ATGAAAAAGATTCTGGTAATAGAAGATCAGGATGATGTAAGAGATAATATTTGCGCAATTCTGGGCTTTGAAGGCTTTGAATGCATGGGAGGAGCGAATGGAAGGGAAGGAATTGAGAATGCCCTAAAATTCAGACCTGATTTAATTATTTGTGATATCATGATGCCAGAAATGGATGGCTATGAGGTATTGGATGCAGTTCGAAAGAATCCGGAATTAGGCAATATTCCCTTTATTTTTGTTACTGCTCGAACCACAATTAACGACATCCGGTACGGAATGTCAATAGGTGCCGATGACTACTTAACCAAACCGTTCTCAGCCAACGACCTGATTTCCTCTATTAATACCCGCTTAGAAAGACACAAAAACCTTTCGGCTAAATACGAGGAACAGTTACAAAAAACAGAAAAACAACTCCTCCAGGTTTCTTATCATGATAGTACCAGTGGTTTTCCAAACCAATTTTTACTTAAAAAAGATTTAGATAGCATTATCCTCGGACAGAATAAAAACGAGCCGGTATCACTAATTTTATTTCTTATGTCCAAACTGTATTATTCTTCTTTCGACACGGAAAATGATACAAGGGAAGTCATACATTTAATCATGAATGCAGTAAAAGATAAACTGGGTTTACGTGGCATTTCCATTTATCATCTCGAAAAAAGTTTATTCGCTATGATTTTAAAAGGAGACCATGCAAGATTATATGAAGAAATTGCCCGAACTCTTATAGATTTCTCCCATGCTCCATTTCAATATAAGAATATTGAAATCAGTCTTTACGCAAATGTTGGAATTGCTATAAGGTCTTATAATGAAGATAGTGCATCTCTTATTAAAAATGCACGCATTGCCTTAGAAGAGACAGGTAAAAAAGGTTCCAGAGAATATTCTATCTACAACTATAATATTGAAGATAAAATTCGTAATGAAATCATTCTTGAAAATAAACTTTTCCACGCTGTAGAAAACGAAGAATTTATTCTTCATTATCAACCCAGAATCAACATTCAAAAGAAAGTCATCGAGGGTATGGAAGCTTTAATCCGTTGGAATAGTCCGGATACCGGTTTAGTACCTCCTAATATTTTTATTCCTGCTTTAGAAGAAACCGGTTTAATTGTAAGTGTAGGGAAATGGGTACTCTATAACTCGATCCTTCAAACTAAAAAATGGGAAGAAAAAGGTTATGGTAAACTAAAAGTATCAGTGAATGTTTCTGTATTACAAATATTGAATACTGAATTTGATCTTACGGTTAAAGAACTTTTACATACCACCGGTTTTTCTCCTTCTCAACTTGAACTCGAAATTACCGAAACAAATCTTATGGCAGATGTAAATCGCTCAATAGATATTCTGAGAAAATTAAAGAGCCTCGGAGTTTCGCTTGCTATGGATGATTTTGGTACCGGCTACTCGTCTTTAGCCTATTTGAAAGACTTTCCCCTTGATTGTATTAAGATCGATAAACGTTTTATAGATGATGTAGATACAGATCCACGAAATCGTGCTATTGTTAAAGCGATTCATTCTATGTCCAATTCTCTTCAAATGAATGTAGTCGCCGAAGGAGTAGAAACGAGGGAGCAATTAAATATTTTGGAAAAAATTAATATTGATCAGGTTCAGGGTTACTTCTTTTCAAAACCACTTAATATTGTAAGTTTTGAACAGTTCTTAAAAGATAGTTCAATTCCCGGCAATAAAAAATGA
- a CDS encoding UPF0175 family protein, which produces MSTYTIQLPETAFATFRKTPDEFIKELKIAAVIKWYELGEISQNKAAEIAELSRSEFIEVLHKYKVSVIQYTEELLDYELSYVEK; this is translated from the coding sequence ATGAGCACATATACAATACAACTCCCTGAAACTGCTTTTGCAACCTTTCGTAAGACACCGGACGAGTTTATAAAAGAATTAAAGATTGCAGCTGTAATAAAGTGGTATGAATTGGGGGAAATTTCACAGAATAAAGCCGCCGAAATAGCGGAGCTATCAAGATCGGAGTTTATAGAAGTATTACATAAATATAAAGTATCTGTAATACAATACACAGAAGAATTACTGGATTATGAATTAAGCTATGTTGAAAAATAA
- a CDS encoding 1-acyl-sn-glycerol-3-phosphate acyltransferase — MKEKFEGHPGKRRIPSGILYILGSAFYRIFFNVRIEGTENIPNEGPLLILSKHSSYHDIPLGYSVLTRASGKRNDFWCVMKDALASPIFMGFFLKCGGVPINRENPEKSKSQLILARKVLHAGNMLGIFPEQTRVPGKMGRGKEAGFRFVMGKPKEKVAVVCLGISYEKGFLRKKATLKIGKVHFFQSGMDASQFFHERMVEMGELSGFSYNFPPPKKKEGTGNETTKSSV, encoded by the coding sequence ATGAAAGAAAAGTTTGAAGGCCATCCGGGCAAAAGGAGAATACCTTCCGGAATATTATATATATTGGGTTCTGCATTTTACAGAATCTTTTTTAATGTTCGAATCGAAGGTACGGAAAATATACCCAATGAGGGTCCGCTTTTAATCCTATCCAAGCATTCCAGTTACCATGATATTCCACTCGGCTATAGCGTGCTTACCAGGGCCTCCGGAAAAAGAAATGATTTCTGGTGTGTAATGAAAGACGCTCTCGCTTCTCCTATATTTATGGGTTTTTTCTTAAAATGTGGAGGGGTACCCATTAATCGAGAAAATCCTGAAAAAAGTAAAAGTCAGTTAATTCTTGCGAGAAAAGTACTTCATGCGGGAAACATGCTGGGAATATTTCCAGAGCAAACCCGGGTACCGGGAAAAATGGGAAGAGGGAAAGAAGCCGGTTTTCGGTTTGTCATGGGGAAACCAAAAGAAAAAGTTGCCGTAGTCTGTCTGGGAATTTCTTATGAAAAAGGTTTTTTAAGGAAAAAAGCCACTCTTAAAATTGGAAAGGTTCATTTTTTTCAGTCAGGAATGGATGCTTCTCAATTTTTTCATGAAAGAATGGTAGAAATGGGGGAACTGTCCGGTTTCTCATATAATTTTCCTCCACCAAAAAAGAAAGAGGGAACAGGAAATGAAACAACAAAAAGTTCTGTATAA
- a CDS encoding DUF3368 domain-containing protein has protein sequence MLKNKVIINASPLIVTVKSGLGFLWEKLFERIIIPEVVYDEIAMGVGRDEVKKWLDLAVNIQRKEIAIAPEIVSWNLGKGETAVISYCFYNSEYTAIVDDLAAKKCCFTHKLSVLGTGSIIIEAKNQKLISSVKKTLYQLKENGMWISDEVISMLSNRAGEK, from the coding sequence ATGTTGAAAAATAAAGTGATTATAAATGCTTCACCTTTAATTGTAACTGTAAAATCAGGACTTGGTTTTTTATGGGAAAAGTTATTTGAGAGAATTATTATACCTGAAGTTGTATATGATGAGATAGCTATGGGTGTAGGGAGAGATGAAGTAAAAAAGTGGTTAGATTTAGCAGTGAATATTCAGAGAAAAGAAATTGCTATAGCTCCTGAAATAGTATCCTGGAACCTGGGAAAAGGAGAAACTGCTGTAATTAGTTATTGTTTTTATAATTCGGAGTATACTGCTATAGTTGATGATTTAGCAGCAAAGAAATGTTGTTTTACTCATAAGCTTTCTGTTTTAGGAACCGGTTCAATTATCATAGAGGCAAAAAATCAGAAATTAATAAGTAGCGTTAAAAAAACTTTATACCAATTAAAAGAAAACGGAATGTGGATAAGTGATGAAGTTATTTCGATGTTATCTAACAGGGCAGGAGAAAAATAA